In the genome of Maniola jurtina chromosome 3, ilManJurt1.1, whole genome shotgun sequence, one region contains:
- the LOC123878911 gene encoding helicase domino, which translates to MSARHEPSSPPGATSISPLMGVERGRACAAPGGHDALGGAAAERDEPPRKRAKLLDDAAALRQRVLEHKLLRLKTLRDRFTEQLSELYFLQAGGNMMDYAAWRKRPPAPQLAAFVEARRPALPPTPAAPAALPAAPPAAAAPADEMVEKAKQEAYVAARVGELARAGLWAERRLPRVLEPPRPKTHWDYLLEEMAWLAQDFAHERKWKKQAAKKCARAVQKYFQDKAAAAQKAEKAQELQLKKIAAFAAKEIRMFWSNVEKLVEWKRVRRVERARKEALDEQLSYIVDRTERYSRQLAANLAPSPAPPDDDEFQPRDDSDDDEETIAAAEREAAHDDDELEALRRESRLALDDLLPPGYAPAHSPPPSASDDDSDADAASSASGGSARLEALVEGAGEAGEARVEAAASLAASLQPTGTTLSDTDVGTPVPRLLRHALREYQHVGLHWLATMHARRLNGILADEMGLGKTIQTIALLAHLALERRDWGPHLVVAPTSVVLNWEIEFKKWCPAFKILTYYGSIKERKLKRVGWTKANSFHVCITSYKLVVQDHQSFRRKRWRYLVLDEAQNIKNFKSQRWQLLLGFQAERRLLLTGTPLQNSLLELWSLMHFLMPDVFASHAEFREWFAPVATRGDDALLRRLHAVLRPFLLRRLKADVERQMPRKFEHVLLCRLAKRQRALYDDFMSRAKTKESLQSGNLLSVINVLMQLRKVCNHPDLFEPRPVQSPLQLPALALRVPARALLPGVAAREALAARLGGDLASLEAAGAEAFAAHRARHLAPPRRLVEELPDAPRAAPPRPPPARLRLHLRLVPRAPPTAPPETPPPPPAAPPARRAPRAAPAAAAARLAAHRRHCARRAAADNERRCWRLPLWGADLRAALHAGAPLVAPRDLAALCDEMRDTIERFGVCWSACRAAAPRLLAGAGAGARDWRRRAARAESAAEPPARAALALLHAAAARQAVAFPHPRLLQFDCGKLQTLAALLRRLKAGGHRVLIFTQMTRVLDVLEAFLSLHGHAYLRLDGATRVDARQPLVDRFNADPRVFAFILSTRSGGVGLNLTGADCVVFYDSDWNPTMDAQAQDRCHRIGQTRDVHVFRLVTAATVEENILRKAEQKRALGAAAIEDGHFTTAYLRAASAAELLAAPAAGELESALAAAEDEADAAAAAAARAEAQGELAEFDETLPLEPEPEPPASDSPAASRAASPSAPPAASAAPHDPHRAEFAALMKQLTPVEKYAMRLVESGDAAAEAERAALADMRRQLREWEQARRALHAEPEPAPAPAPAPPPADLTYCRDDARAQVWLSGDGADQMPLWCPPTPPSGDGDVYCDAWARALYRRGAAPDALLPPCRWRERAPREPRRARPAPRAAPAPPSLFERAGPRPRARARAPPARSPPAPPPDWAPAEDAALRRALRLQRLPAEPPAAHAPNWDWLAELVADAARAFRSPRACRERHDALADPRRRHRRPPPRRRADDAPRPPLARLDALRAAAERRRAAPARRRDDAPRNPRHAALLADHGVDYDAPPSPMDVAGRRAERIAKEKLKAAGAPAAPTSAAAAAPAPAPAPAPTTAPTPAPAPAPAAPRAPLLYRQQALGARHHLKILHHAHAPAAQGAEPALRTLQLQQLALRRARPAAPHAPHVVLAHLAPHAPPAAPAYAWRLAHRAMHCEVDWTPRLI; encoded by the exons ATGAGCGCACGACATGAGCCCTCCTCACCCCCTGGAGCCACTTCGATCTCGCCACTCATG GGCGTGGAGCGCGGACGCGCGTGCGCGGCGCCCGGCGGCCATGACGCGctcggcggcgcggcggccgaGCGCGACGAGCCGCCGCGCAAGCGCGCCAAGCTGCTCGACGACGCGGCCGCGCTGCGCCAGCGCGTGCTGGAGCACAAGCTGCTGCGGCTGAAGACGCTGCGCGACAG GTTCACGGAGCAACTGAGCGAGCTGTACTTCCTGCAGGCGGGCGGCAACATGATGGACTACGCGGCGTGGCGCAAGCGGCCGCCCGCGCCGCAGCTCGCCGCCTTCGTGGAGGCACGCCGCCCCGCCCTGCCGCCgacgcccgccgcgcccgccgcgctcCCCGCCGCGccccccgccgccgccgcacccGCCGACGAGATGGTGGAGAAGGCCAAGCAGGAGGCGTACGTGGCGGCGCGCGTGGGCGAGCTGGCGCGCGCGGGGCTGTGGGCGGAGCGCCGCCTGCCGCGCGTGCTGGAGCCGCCGCGCCCCAAGACGCACTGGGACTACCTGCTGGAGGAGATGGCGTGGCTGGCGCAGGACTTCGCGCACGAGCGCAAGTGGAAGAAGCAGGCCGCCAAGAAG TGCGCGCGAGCGGTGCAGAAGTACTTCCAAGACAAAGCGGCCGCCGCGCAGAAGGCCGAGAAGGCTCAAGAGTTGCAGCTGAAGAAGATAGCCGCCTTCGCTGCCAAGGAGATCCGGATGTTTTGGTCCAACGTGGAAAAG TTGGTGGAGTGGAAGCGCGTGCGGCGCGTGGAGCGCGCGCGCAAGGAGGCGCTGGACGAGCAGCTCAGCTACATCGTAGACCGCACGGAGCGCTACTCGCGCCAGCTGGCCGCCAACCTGGCGCCCTCGCCGGCGCCGCCCGACGACGACGAGTTCCAGCCGCGCGACGACTCGGACGACGACGAGGAGACCATCGCGGCGGCCGAGCGCGAGGCGGCGCACGACGACGACGAGCTGGAGGCGCTGCGCCGCGAATCGCGCCTGGCGCTCGACGACCTGCTGCCGCCGGGCTACGCGCCCGCGCACTCGCCGCCGCCCTCCGCCTCGGACGACGACAGCGACGCGGACGCGGCGTCCAGCGCGTCGGGCGGCTCGGCGCGGCTCGAGGCGCTGGTGGAGGGCGCGGGCGAGGCGGGCGAGGCGCGCGTCGAGGCGGCCGCGTCGCTGGCGGCGTCGCTGCAGCCCACGGGCACCACGCTGTCGGACACGGACGTGGGCACGCCGGTGCCGCGCCTGCTCCGCCACGCGCTGCGCGAGTACCAGCACGTGGGCCTGCACTGGTTGGCCACCATGCACGCGCGCCGCCTCAACGGCATCCTGGCCGACGAGATGGGGCTGGGCAAGACCATCCAGACCATCGCGCTGCTGGCGCACCTGGCGCTGGAGCGGCGTGACTGGGGCCCGCACCTCGTGGTGGCGCCCACCAGCGTGGTGCTCAACTGGGAGATCGAGTTCAAGAAGTGGTGCCCCGCCTTCAAGATTCTCACCTACTACGGCAGCATCAAGGAGCGCAAGCTGAAGCGCGTGGGCTGGACCAAGGCCAACTCGTTCCACGTGTGCATCACGTCCTACAAGCTGGTCGTGCAGGACCACCAGAGCTTCCGGCGCAAGCGCTGGCGCTACCTGGTGCTGGACGAGGCGCAGAACATCAAGAACTTCAAGTCGCAGCGCTGGCAGCTGCTGCTGGGCTTCCAGGCGGAGCGGCGCCTGCTACTGACGGGCACGCCGCTGCAGAACAGCCTGCTGGAGCTGTGGTCGCTGATGCACTTCCTCATGCCCGACGTGTTCGCGTCGCATGCCGAGTTCCGCGAGTGGTTCGCGCCCGTGGCCACGCGCGGCGACGACGCGCTGCTGCGGCGCCTGCACGCCGTGCTGCGCCCCTTCCTGCTGCGCCGCCTCAAGGCCGACGTGGAGCGCCAGATGCCGCGCAAGTTCGAGCACGTGCTGCTGTGCCGGCTCGCCAAGCGCCAGCGCGCGCTCTACGACGACTTCATGTCTCGCGCCAA GACCAAGGAGAGCCTCCAGTCCGGCAACCTGCTGAGCGTCATCAACGTGCTGATGCAGCTGCGCAAGGTGTGCAACCACCCCGACCTGTTCGAGCCGCGCCCCGTGCAGTCGCCGCTGCAGCTGCCGGCGCTGGCGCTGCGCGTGCCGGCGCGCGCGCTGCTGCCCGGCGTGGCGGCGCGCGAGGCGCTGGCGGCGCGCCTCGGCGGCGACCTGGCCTCGCTCGAGGCGGCCGGCGCCGAGGCCTTCGCGGCGCACCGCGCGCGCCACCtggcgccgccgcgccgcctcgTCGAGGAGCTGCCCgacgcgccgcgcgccgcgccgccgcgcccgccgcccgcGCGCCTGCGCCTGCACCTGCGTCTCGTACCGCGCGCGCCGCCCACCGCGCCGCCGGagacgccgccgccgccgcccgccgcgccgcccgcgcgccgtgcgccccgcgccgcgcccgccgccgccgccgcgcgcctgGCCGCGCACCGCCGCCActgcgcgcgccgcgccgccgccgacAACGAGCGGCGCTGCTGGCGCCTGCCGCTGTGGGGCGCCGACCTGCGCGCGGCGCTGCACGCGGGCGCGCCGCTCGTGGCGCCGCGCGACCTGGCCGCGCTGTGCGACGAGATGCGCGACACCATCGAGAG GTTCGGCGTATGCTGGAGCGCgtgccgcgccgccgcgccgcgcctgctggcgggcgcgggcgcgggcgcgcgcgactggcggcgccgcgccgcgcgcgccgaGAGCGCCGCCGAGCCGCCCGCGCGCGCCGCGCTCGCGCTGCTGcacgcggcggcggcgcgccaGGCCGTGGCGTTCCCGCACCCGCGCCTGCTGCAGTTCGACTGCGGCAAGCTGCAGACGCTGGCCGCGCTGCTGCGCCGCCTCAAGGCGGGCGGCCACCGCGTGCTCATCTTCACGCAGATGACGCGCGTGCTGGACGTGCTGGAGGCCTTCCTCAGCCTGCACGGCCACGCCTACCTGCGGCTGGACGGCGCCACGCGCGTGGACGCGCGGCAGCCGCTCGTGGACCGCTTCAACGCGGACCCGCGCGTTTTCGCCTTCATCCTGTCCACGCGCAGCGGCGGCGTGGGGCTCAACCTCACGGGCGCCGACTGCGTCGTGTTCTACGACTCGGACTGGAACCCCACCATGGACGCGCAGGCGCAGGACCGCTGCCACCGCATCGGCCAGACGCGCGACGTGCACGTGTTCCGCCTCGTCACCGCCGCCACCGTGGAGGAGAACATCCTGCGCAAGGCGGAGCAGAAGCGCGCGCTGGGCGCCGCCGCCATCGAGGACGGCCACTTCACCACGGCGTACCTGCGCGCCGCCAGCGCGGCCGAGCTGCtggccgcgcccgccgccggcGAGCTGGAGAGCGCGCTGGCGGCCGCCGAGGACGAGGCggacgcggcggcggcggcggcggcgcgcgccgaGGCGCAGGGCGAGCTGGCCGAGTTCGACGAGACGCTGCCGCTGGAGCCCGAGCCCGAGCCGCCCGCGTCCGACTCGCCCGCCGCGTCGCGCGCCGCCTCGCCctccgcgccgcccgccgcctcgGCCGCGCCGCACGACCCGCACCGCGCCGAGTTCGCCGCGCTCATGAAGCAG CTGACGCCGGTGGAGAAGTACGCCATGCGGCTCGTGGAGAGCGGCGACGCGGCCGCCGAGGCGGAGCGCGCCGCGCTGGCCGACATGCGCCGCCAGCTGCGCGAGTGGGAGCAGGCGCGCCGCGCGCTGCACGCCGAGcccgagcccgcgcccgcgcccgcgcccgcgccacCGCCCGCCGACCTCACCTACTGCCGCGACGACGCGCGCGCGCAG GTGTGGCTCAGCGGCGACGGCGCCGACCAGATGCCGCTGTGGTGCCCGCCCACGCCGCCCTCCGGCGACGGCGACGTGTACTGCGACGCGTGGGCGCGCGCGCTCTACCGCCGCGGCGCCGCGCCCGACGCGCTGCTGCCGCCGTGCCGCTGGCGCGAGCGCGCGCCGCGCgagccgcgccgcgcgcgccccgcgccccgcgccgcgCCCGCACCGCCCTCGCTGTTCGAGCGCGCCGGCCCGCGCCCGCGCGCGCGCGCCCGCGCCCCGCCCGCGCgctcgccgcccgcgccgccgcccgacTGGGCGCCCGCCGAGGACGCGGCGCTGCGGCGCGCGCTGCGCCTGCAGCGCCTGCCCGCCGAGCCGCCCGCCGCGCACGCGCCCAACTGGGACTGGCTCGCCGAGCTGGTGGCGGACGCGGCGCGCGCCTTCCGCTCGCCGCGCGCGTGCCGCGAGCGCCACGACGCGCTGGCCGACCCgcgccgccgccaccgccgcccgccgccgcgccgccgcgccgacGACGCGCCGCGTCCGCCGCTCGCGCGCTTAGACGCGCTGCGCGCCGCGGCCgagcgccgccgcgccgcgcccgcgcgcCGCCGCGACGACGCGCCGCGAAACCCGCGCCACGCCGCGCTTCTGGCCGACCACGGCGTGGACTACGACGCGCCGCCCTCGCCCATGGACGTGGCCGGCCGCCGCGCCGAGCGCATCGCCAAGGAGAAGCTCAAGGCGGCCGGCGCGCCGGCGGCCCCCACGTCCGCCGCCGcagccgcgcccgcgcccgcaccGGCGCCCGCCCCTACCACCGCGCCCAcacccgcgcccgcgcccgcgcccgccgcgccgcgcgcgcctTTGCTGTACCGGCAGCAGGCGCTGGGCGCGCGCCACCACCTCAAGATCCTGCACCACGCGCACGCACCCGCCGCACAG GGCGCCGAGCCCGCGCTGCGCACGCTGCAGCTGCAGCAGCTGGCGCTGCGCCGCGCGCGCCCCGCCGCGCCGCACGCGCCGCACGTCGTGCTCGCGCACCTCGCGCCgcacgcgccgcccgccgcgcccgcc TATGCATGGCGTCTTGCACACCGAGCCATGCACTGTGAAGTTGACTGGACGCCGCGTCTAATATGA